In Planktothrix tepida PCC 9214, the genomic window CGGTCGAAATATTGCTTTGCTTGTGGTACAGCCTTACGAAACCGTTGTATTAGTTGTGACGAACCAATTATGTCGCTGAAATTCAAATTTTGTCCTTACTGTGGTGTCAACTACAAATTTTCACCCAACTAATTAGTCATTAATAATAATTACAAATAAATACAGGTAATCTAATTGGCAACTCGTGAA contains:
- a CDS encoding double zinc ribbon domain-containing protein; this encodes RSKYCFACGTALRNRCISCDEPIMSLKFKFCPYCGVNYKFSPN